The following coding sequences lie in one Alicyclobacillus curvatus genomic window:
- a CDS encoding adenylosuccinate synthase: MVHAIVGAQFGDEGKGKMVDYFAVQADVVIRFQGGGNAGHTIVNEAGRFALHLVPSGIFNPNTVCILGTGVVIHPGNLVKELESLQQAGISTSKLVISERAHLVMPYHIWQDAYEEEVRSKKVGTTRQGIGPAYQDKSGRFGIQIGEMRDLEHFHERTLQAYSQKLERIPGMKHLCGTFDEMWKELLDAREVLLPYIMDTLPLIEEAVRTEKHVLLEGQLGVMRDLDWGVYPFVTSSNPISGAVTAGAGVPPTALNRITGITKAYTTAVGEGPFPTMLNDEVGEYLRDKGHEYGATTGRSRACGWLDIPTLKYGAWLNGYTEFALMKLDVLSGLKEVSVCTGYEVDGKLYTTMLPSYELEKAKPKYIQLPGWAEDISACRTFRELPVAAQTFVKQVEEWTGVPVKYVSVGPERNQTIVRD; encoded by the coding sequence AATGCTGGCCATACCATTGTCAACGAGGCCGGGCGGTTTGCGCTGCACTTGGTGCCGTCCGGGATATTTAACCCGAACACCGTTTGCATTCTCGGGACTGGTGTTGTCATTCATCCCGGTAACTTGGTGAAAGAACTTGAATCTCTTCAACAGGCAGGCATCTCCACCAGTAAACTCGTGATTTCAGAGCGAGCCCACTTGGTCATGCCATACCACATCTGGCAAGACGCCTATGAAGAAGAAGTCCGTTCCAAGAAAGTCGGTACTACGCGGCAAGGGATTGGCCCTGCATACCAGGATAAGTCGGGACGTTTCGGCATCCAGATTGGTGAAATGCGAGACCTCGAGCACTTCCATGAACGCACGCTTCAAGCGTACAGCCAGAAGCTCGAACGGATACCGGGAATGAAGCACTTATGCGGAACATTTGATGAAATGTGGAAGGAACTTCTGGATGCCAGAGAAGTTCTTCTACCATATATAATGGATACATTACCGTTGATTGAAGAAGCGGTTCGTACAGAGAAACACGTGTTACTCGAGGGGCAACTTGGTGTGATGCGCGATCTCGATTGGGGCGTCTACCCCTTTGTTACATCTTCGAATCCCATCAGCGGTGCCGTTACGGCAGGCGCTGGTGTGCCGCCAACCGCGCTCAATCGCATCACGGGCATCACAAAAGCGTACACAACAGCAGTCGGCGAAGGGCCTTTCCCGACCATGCTCAACGATGAAGTCGGCGAGTACCTGCGAGATAAAGGTCATGAGTACGGAGCAACCACAGGACGAAGCCGTGCCTGCGGATGGCTCGATATCCCGACCCTGAAATATGGTGCCTGGTTGAACGGGTATACCGAATTTGCACTGATGAAACTCGATGTCCTGAGCGGGCTCAAAGAGGTCTCAGTCTGCACAGGCTACGAGGTTGACGGCAAGCTCTACACCACAATGCTGCCGAGTTACGAACTGGAAAAAGCAAAACCCAAATACATCCAACTCCCCGGCTGGGCAGAGGACATTTCGGCTTGTCGAACGTTTCGTGAGTTGCCTGTTGCTGCACAGACATTCGTCAAACAGGTGGAAGAGTGGACGGGTGTGCCTGTCAAATACGTCTCCGTCGGCCCAGAAAGAAATCAAACGATTGTACGTGACTAA